In the genome of Phlebotomus papatasi isolate M1 chromosome 2, Ppap_2.1, whole genome shotgun sequence, one region contains:
- the LOC129803635 gene encoding neurogenic protein mastermind isoform X2, giving the protein MSIWQQKFLKRPSDEVEAGPDSYEPPVKLQHNGSENLTKFSVEIVQQLEFTTSAANSQPQQISTNVTVKALTNTSVKSDGGHAGGGGGGANNGAQTQQPQQGQTTQTNGSANGGGGGQKSPQPSQMHDLGNLVECKQEPDHDFADLEQCAAALEKDAAANGHFPGLSDLIGDDTNDESDTFKELISDLSDFHPELLDFEEKPQVEIKTEEGSLKGDAIQHSLMEGNGGMMKGAGSPMTQFPGSTFSDNQSMGKRGFGGGGGGGGGAGGNGGGMSELSPAAQTLKHMAEQHQHKNAMGMGFPRPGQGQGGGGGGTGGGAPNGGQQRPNYSDTFGPFGAGDFISGGGGGGNFHKNGPPGGQGPPGGTYPSPDMVKQEMMYAQNEFDLKRMAQMPNAAGKMGTGGPGGAYKQPGQQQQYSPYGSPGSMSNHGSPGPGFMGAPRGGPGQGPQATGPPRPPSGPGVAGPQGPQGTLQMKQTQQLHISQQGPGGHGIQVSAGQHLHLSGDLKNSNVSVAAQQGVYFNQQSQQPTQTPQSQAPASTAAAPGSAQAAQQNTQGIGNDSYSVSQSQTINFTQQNMRQRQQQSVGGSMGAGNGTTAGGGIQTMAGGTGAVTNPNMSVHGNASQAQMVSMSQSQHMSVSGMVQGGAPGGGMGQQSAMGPSGGAGQVNNPMSMGPNMMNQGVPGQMGGMGMNPMTVSGGGPNGIVGGPNAMMAGLGGGPNGGPMAGMRHDPTKFMQQQQMMQRAQAMQHMQGARPPPPEYKAAQAQMIQAQMMHQGAPGGRFPNSAAAMRRMSQQPIPPSGPMMRPQHSMYMQHPNHGGPRTMGPYGQRPPNVQVGPEGMPMGSQQEWRHIFMSQQQNMNFNSAGMRSNFNPSHQGFAMQNSGNGGAGGGNMQMTPMQQQMMRNQQQQNGGQNQLVGMNQSTMQQMLVQQQQQQQGMMNQMQMNTMHMSQTQSMSLQQQSVMNNFSQTTQQSNAAMISNGQNQQGAQQAQPTSQQTPQTTSASISPSGNDFNFEFLENIPVGDSSGFSAQDLFNSLDNDSFNIQDMLQ; this is encoded by the exons caacagAAATTCCTCAAGAGACCATCTGACGAAGTTGAAGCTGGTCCAGATAGCTACGAGCCTCCTGTGAAACTTCAGCACAACGGCTCGGAAAACCTCACAAAGTTCTCAGTGGAGATTGTTCAGCAACTAGAGTTCACCACGTCCGCGGCAAATTCGCAGCCCCAGCAGATCAGCACGAACGTGACAGTTAAAGCGCTGACCAACACATCGGTGAAGAGCGATGGTGGTCATGCGGGTGGTGGGGGTGGTGGGGCAAACAATGGGGCCCAGACACAGCAACCACAGCAGGGCCAGACGACGCAGACAAATGGGTCAGCCAATGGCGGCGGCGGCGGTCAGAAGAGTCCCCAACCATCGCAGATGCACGACCTGGGTAACTTGGTTGAGTGCAAACAGGAGCCGGACCATGATTTTGCCGATCTGGAACAGTGTGCTGCGGCATTGGAAAAAGATGCAGCTGCCAATGGCCACTTCCCGGGACTGTCAGATCTCATTGGAGATGACACAAATGACGAGAGTGATACATTCAAGGAGCTCATCTCGGATCTCTCGGACTTCCATCCGGAGCTGTTGGACTTCGAGGAGAAGCCCCAGGTGGAGATAAAGACAGAGGAGGGCTCCCTCAAGGGGGATGCAATTCAGCACAGTCTGATGGAGGGCAATGGTGGGATGATGAAGGGTGCCGGGAGTCCCATGACACAGTTCCCTGGCTCCACGTTCAGTGATAACCAAAGTATGGGCAAGAGGGGATTCGGGGGAgggggaggaggaggaggaggagctGGTGGAAATGGGGGTGGTATGTCAGAACTCAGTCCGGCTGCTCAGACACTTAAGCACATGGCTGAGCAGCATCAGCACAAGAATGCCATGGGAATGGGATTCCCGAGGCCGGGTCAGGGACAAGGTGGTGGTGGAGGGGGAACGGGTGGCGGAGCACCAAATGGGGGCCAGCAGAGACCAAACTACAGTGACACCTTTGGACCCTTCGGGGCGGGTGATTTTATATCAGGCGGCGGTGGCGGTGGGAATTTTCACAAGAATGGCCCACCGGGAGGGCAGGGACCACCCGGGGGTACATACCCAAGTCCGGATATGGTTAAGCAGGAGATGATGTATGCCCAGAATGAGTTTGATCTCAAGCGAATGGCACAGATGCCAAATGCAGCTGGTAAAATGGGTACAGGGGGCCCTGGTGGGGCCTACAAACAACCCGGCCAGCAGCAACAGTACTCCCCCTATGGATCTCCGGGCAGTATGTCCAATCACGGAAGTCCTGGACCGGGATTCATGGGGGCACCGAGAGGTGGTCCGGGTCAGGGACCTCAAGCGACGGGGCCCCCGAGGCCACCATCGGGACCAGGAGTGGCAGGACCCCAAGGGCCCCAGGGAACACTACAGATGAAGCAAACGCAGCAGTTGCACATCAGTCAGCAAGGACCCGGCGGGCATGGTATCCAG GTTTCTGCTGGGCAACATCTCCACTTGTCGGGTGATCTCAAGAACAGCAATGTATCCGTGGCAGCCCAGCAGGGTGTCTATTTCAATCAGCAGTCTCAGCAACCCACCCAAACACCACAGTCACAAGCTCCAGCATCCACAGCGGCTGCTCCGGGCTCGGCGCAGGCCGCCCAGCAGAATACTCAAGGTATCGGGAATGATTCGTACTCAGTGTCGCAGTCGCAGACCATCAACTTCACACAGCAGAATATGCGACAGCGACAGCAGCAGAGTGTCGGCGGAAGTATGGGTGCCGGCAATGGAACAACCGCTGGCGGTGGTATTCAAACAATGGCAGGTGGAACTGGTGCTGTGACAAATCCCAATATGTCAGTCCATGGAAATGCATCCCAGGCACAAATGGTGTCAATGTCACAGAGTCAGCACATGTCGGTGTCGGGAATGGTGCAAGGGGGAGCTCCAGGTGGTGGAATGGGTCAACAATCTGCCATGGGTCCCAGTGGTGGTGCAGGACAG GTTAATAATCCAATGTCAATGGGTCCTAATATGATGAATCAGGGTGTTCCGGGTCAAATGGGTGGCATGGGAATGAATCCGATGACTGTGTCTGGTGGTGGACCAAATGGAATTGTTGGAGGTCCCAATGCCATGATGGCTGGTTTGGGTGGGGGTCCAAATGGTGGCCCAATGGCTGGAATGCGTCACGATCCCACCAAATTTATGCAGCAGCAGCAGATGATGCAACGAGCCCAAGCGATGCAACATATGCAGGGTGCTCGACCACCACCACCGGAGTACAAAGCCGCTCAGGCGCAAATGATTCAGGCACAGATGATGCATCAGGGTGCACCTGGTGGCAGATTTCCCAATTCAGCAGCGGCCATGAGACGAATGAGTCAACAGCCTATTCCACCGTCAG gTCCAATGATGCGGCCTCAACACTCAATGTATATGCAACATCCCAATCATGGGGGTCCACGAACAATGGGTCCCTATGGTCAACGACCACCAAATGTGCAAGTAGGACCTGAGGGAATGCCAATGGGAAGTCAACAGGAGTGGCGACATATTTTCATGTCACAGCAGCAAAATATGAATTTCAATTCAGCAGGAATGCGCTCCAATTTTAATCCCAGTCATCAAG GCTTTGCCATGCAGAATTCGGGTAATGGGGGTGCAGGTGGTGGGAATATGCAGATGACACCGATGCAGCAGCAAATGATGCGTAATCAGCAGCAGCAGAATGGTGGCCAGAATCAATTGGTTGGTATGAATCAGAGCACAATGCAGCAGATGCTTgtgcagcagcagcagcagcagcagggCATGATGAATCAGATGCAAATGAATACGATGCATATGTCGCAGACACAGTCAATGTCACTGCAGCAACAATCTGTGATGAATAATTTTAGCCAAACGACGCAGCAATCAAATGCTGCAATGATTTCCAATGGGCAAAATCAGCAGGGTGCGCAACAGGCACAGCCAACTTCACAGCAAACCCCACAGACCACCAGCGCCTCCATCAGTCCCAGTGGCAATGACTTCAACTTTGAGTTCCTCGAAAATATTCCCGTTGGTGATTCATCGGGTTTCTCAGCACAGGATCTGTTCAATTCCCTGGACAATGACAGTTTCAATATCCAAGATATGCTCCAGTAA